In Balearica regulorum gibbericeps isolate bBalReg1 chromosome 2, bBalReg1.pri, whole genome shotgun sequence, one DNA window encodes the following:
- the NACAD gene encoding NAC-alpha domain-containing protein 1 isoform X7: protein MPGESVKTEGLGGLEKENGMPEGSEAAPPPAAGPPPMPAKEEARPQPEGASCDPGPPAAAPPAEACRPPLPADPLDTRIVMGEETRSPAAPELRGGPPPPAVPCPFPAPTKDPPQRQAAEPPPGRPPAAALDPDLFFTAPSTPIRVGGSRLPPPAEEQTDGESEGLCSPPTSPSGSYMTAEGGSWGSSGTASTSPSCSPNLVAEAEGMVEGDAMVGLPTCLEDPPAFTPPSPEEEEEEEEDEDDGPFAPPGDEDDDGQTPEEEEDEDEEEEWEMSGGEGLPGAGLIPAALLPFRGSLLFQAEAVEIAPLPPGTAPLPLSGEEEEEEDEEEEEEGGSTSASFLRSLSETSITEGVDESFAFRDDTSASSDSAAYDGEEDERLYGTERHAVGTEGGPPSTATAPPATGASGDGGIELHLHAGTAPATSGSAEGSPRHRCGEEPASAVPGTEGAGEEDLGAERLELGAQEREGSKTPPAPSGEDGVEPDGEIFLTSSSSSSELEEASALEPDVPQEPDPVLRGCPLPEPPQLPEEAVAGAEEEPVLRDDSGTAAPGEGPGTEPAVSGNVLQPPGPCSGESGDPQSDGLGDDGVAPANGETQGSHGSDGDDDGDGDHELGTVRTGSPELATTDGHDETDTAATDLLPSVTPSLPDETDTAATDLAPSVTPSLPEETDTAATDLAPSVTPSLPEETDTAATDLAPSVTPSLPDETDTVATDLAPSVMPSLPDEMDTVATDLVPSVTPSLPEETDTVATDLVPSVTPSLPDEMDTAATDLVPSVTDTAATDLEPLVTTSPLDETDTAATDLVPSVTPSPPEEPDTAATDLAHLVTSSPPEEPDTPATDRDLVPSVTPSPPDELDTVATELVTPGLLDEQDTAVTDSDLVSSVTPSPPEEQETATTDLVPSVTPSPPHELDVTATNLAPSVTPSPPNEPDTVATTLVTPSPPDEQDTMATDPDLAPSVTPSPSDEPDIMATDLVPSVTPSPLDEPDITATDLASSVTPSPPDDITPPPPPAQAEPPERPATVCSTARGTPTRPPGAAGEAPEEWDATTASSEESSPELLDTSRSRTDSSFFTAPEDSAGEAAAPPRPPSSSSEEEEEDEEDAAARRCLALCLPASPPAIPPLVFTASEREVYVGVPPAPLELLPPPGAFSESGAAWQRREDRQQVTAMLRGSFGDLPAPRLPPRPPEPPEVPAEPPQGPPGDGGPEEPPTPRPGDEPPGQTAGETDAKVAGESGPPSPPSEPPAPPGQQEEEGVTAGAGSSPQPAPGAGEGGDAQPEPPPEPSGEAAPPEPPSPPPAPRPLLPKLSQVPPLAAAPSLPSPDPAHGPQDTSGLPAGEERPSVLPPARKHLEAPQPSPHKEKEARGRQAGTGSRGPPRGSLQSESSSSSEAEAPYPCPEIQRLREAAGIALRHDKQPPAPRRCEANHKGSCNESESNDESIPELEEPEGSEPPPAQTQAQLTHSLGTGEETVSKAKQSRSEKKARKAMSKLGLRQIHGVTRITIRKSKNILFVITKPDVFKSPASDIYIVFGEAKIEDLSQQVHKAAAEKFKVPMEHSPLITETAPTLTIKEESEEEEEVDETGLEVRDIELVMAQANVSRPKAVRALRHNNNDIVNAIMELTM, encoded by the exons cccccccgccTGCCGCAGGCCCCCCGCCGATGCCCGCCAAGGAGGAGGCTCGCCCGCAGCCCGAGGGGGCCAGCTGCGACCccggcccccccgccgccgctccccccgccgAGGCCTGCCGGCCCCCCCTGCCCGCCGACCCCCTGGACACCCGCATCGTCATGGGGGAGGAGACGcgctcccccgccgcccccgagctccgggggggtccccccccacccgccgTGCCTTGTCCCTTCCCCGCTCCCACCAAAGACCCCCCGCAGCGCCAAGCGGCCGAGCCCCCCCCGGGCAgaccccccgccgccgccctggACCCCGACCTCTTCTTCACGGCCCCCTCCACCCCCATCCGGGTCGGGGGGTCCCGGTTGCCGCCCCCCGCCGAGGAGCAGACGGACGGGGAGAGCGaggggctctgctccccccccacctccccctccGGTTCCTACATGACGGCCGaggggggcagctggggctcCTCCGGCACCGCCAGCACCTCCCCGTCCTGCTCCCCCAACCTGGTGGCCGAGGCCGAAGGCATGGTGGAAGGTGACGCCATGGTGGGGCTGCCCACCTGCCTGGAGGATCCCCCTGCCTTCACCCCGCCGTctcctgaggaggaggaggaggaggaagaagatgaggACGACGGGCCCTTTGCCCCGCCGGGGGATGAGGATGATGATGGGCAGacgccggaggaggaggaggatgaggatgaggaggaggagtgggagATGTCGGGGGGCGAGGGGCTCCCCGGTGCGGGTCTGATCCCGGCGGCGCTGCTGCCCTTCCGCGGCAGCCTGCTCTTCCAGGCCGAGGCGGTGGAGAtcgccccgctgccccccggcacggcccccctgcccctctccggcgaggaggaggaagaggaggatgaggaggaagaagaggagggcGGCAGCACCTCGGCCTCCTTCCTGCGCTCACTGTCTGAGACCTCCATCACCGAGGGGGTGGACGAGTCCTTCGCCTTCCGCGACGACACCTCCGCCTCCTCCGACTCGGCCGCCTACGACGGCGAGGAAGACGAGCGGCTCTACGGCACCGAGCGCCACGCCGTGGGGACCGAGGGGGGACCCCCCAGCACCGCCACCGCGCCCCCCGCCACCGGCGCCTCTGGGGATGGCGGCATCGAGCTCCACCTTCACGCCGGGACGGCCCCGGCCACCTCGGGCTCAGCGGAGGGTTCCCCCCGGCACCGGTGCGGCGAGGAGCCGGCGAGCGCAGTGCCCGGCACGGAGGGTGCCGGCGAGGAAGACCTCGGTGCTGAGCGGCTGGAGCTGGGGGCGCAGGAGCGGGAAGGCAGCAAGACCCCCCCGGCACCTTCCGGAGAAGACGGCGTGGAGCCGGACGGCGAGATCttcctcacctcctcctcttcctcctcggAGCTGGAGGAGGCCTCAGCCCTGGAGCCTGACGTCCCACAGGAGCCGGACCCCGTTTTGAGGGGGTGTCCCCTACCggagcccccccagctccccgaGGAGGCCGTGGCGGGTGCCGAGGAGGAGCCGGTGCTGAGGGATGATTCCGGCACGGCAGCGCCAGGAGAGGGGCCCGGCACGGAGCCGGCGGTGAGCGGCAACgtcctgcagccccccggccccTGCTCCGGGGAGTCCGGGGACCCCCAAAGCGATGGGCTGGGGGACGATGGCGTGGCACCGGCTAACGGAGAGACTCAGGGCAGCCATGGGAGCGATGGTGACGACGATGGTGACGGTGACCATGAGCTTGGCACCGTGAGAACGGGGAGCCCTGAGCTGGCAACCACCGATGGCCACGATGAGACGGACACCGCGGCCACCGACCTACTGCCATCAGTGACGCCCAGCCTGCCAGATGAGACGGACACCGCGGCCACCGACCTGGCGCCATCGGTGACGCCCAGCCTGCCAGAGGAGACGGACACCGCGGCCACCGACCTGGCGCCATCGGTGACGCCCAGCCTGCCAGAGGAGACGGACACCGCGGCCACCGACCTGGCGCCGTCGGTGACGCCCAGCCTGCCAGATGAGACGGACACCGTGGCCACCGACCTGGCGCCATCGGTGATGCCCAGCCTGCCAGATGAGATGGACACCGTGGCCACCGACCTCGTGCCGTCGGTGACGCCCAGCCTGCCAGAGGAGACGGACACCGTGGCCACCGACCTGGTGCCATCGGTGACGCCCAGCCTGCCAGATGAGATGGACACCGCGGCCACCGACTTGGTGCCATCGGTGACTGACACCGCAGCCACTGACCTGGAGCCGTTGGTGACAACCAGCCCACTGGATGAGACGGACACCGCGGCCACTGACCTGGTGCCATCGGTGACGCCCAGCCCACCGGAGGAGCCGGACACCGCAGCCACTGACCTGGCACATCTGGTGACATCCAGCCCACCGGAGGAGCCAGACACCCCGGCCACCGACCGTGACCTGGTGCCATCAGTGACACCCAGCCCGCCGGATGAGCTGGACACTGTGGCCACTGAGCTGGTGACACCCGGTCTGCTGGATGAGCAGGACACTGCAGTCACCGACTCTGACCTGGTGTCATCGGTGACACCAAGCCcaccagaggagcaggagaCTGCAACCACCGACCTGGTGCCATCGGTGACACCCAGCCCACCACACGAGCTGGATGTCACGGCCACCAAC CTGGCACCATCGGTGACACCCAGCCCACCAAATGAGCCAGACACTGTGGCCACCACCCTGGTGACACCCAGCCCACCGGATGAGCAGGACAccatggccactgaccccgaC CTGGCGCCATCGGTGACACCCAGCCCATCGGATGAGCCGGACATCATGGCCACCGACCTGGTGCCATCGGTGACACCCAGCCCCCTGGACGAGCCGGACATCACAGCCACCGACCTGGCATCATCAGTGACACCCAGCCCGCCGGATGACATCacgccacccccccccccagcacaggcCGAGCCCCCGGAGCGGCCGGCGACCGTCTGTTCCACGGCACGAGGGACACCGACGCGtccccccggggctgctggcGAAGCCCCCGAGGAGTGGGATGCCACCACCGCCTCCTCCGAGGAGTCGTCCCCGGAGCTGCTGGACACGTCCCGCTCCCGCACCGACTCCAGCTTCTTCACCGCCCCCGAGGACAGCGCGGGAGAGGCGGCcgccccccccagacccccgtCTTCCTCCTccgaggaagaagaggaggatgaggaggatgctgctgcccgTCGCTGCCTGGCCCTCTGCCTGCCCGCCTCGCCCCCCGCCATCCCCCCCTTGGTTTTCACCGCCTCGGAGCGGGAGGTGTATGTGGGGgtccccccggcccccctcGAACTGCTCCCACCACCCGGTGCCTTTTCGGAGAGCGGGGCGGCCTGGCAGCGCCGGGAGGACCGGCAGCAGGTCACCGCCATGTTACGGGGCTCCTTCGGGGACCTGCCggccccccgcctcccccccagGCCCCCGGAGCCCCCCGAGGTGCCGGCAGAGCCCCCGCAGGGCCCCCCCGGTGATGGGGGGCCGGAGGAGCCCCCGACCCCTCGGCCGGGCGATGAGCCCCCCGGCCAGACTGCTGGGGAAACCGATGCCAAAGTTGCAGGGGAGAgcggcccccccagcccccccagcgagcccccggccccccccgggcagcaggaggaagagggggtGACGGCGGGGGCCGGATCCAGCCCCCAGCCCGCTCCGGGTGCTGGCGAAGGGGGGGACGCTCAGCCGGAGCCCCCCCCGGAGCCGTCAGGGGAAGCGGCCCCCCCTGAGCCCCCCAgcccgccgccggccccccgCCCTCTGCTCCCCAAACTCAGCCAAGTGCCTCCTCTTGCCGCCGCGCCGTCGCTGCCGTCGCCGGATCCGGCCCACGGCCCCCAGGACACCTCAGGGCTCCCCGCCGGCGAGGAGCGTCCGTCTGTCCTGCCGCCCGCCAGGAAGCACCTCGAGG ccccccagccctccccgcaCAAGGAGAAGGAGGCGCGGGGCAGGCAGGCGGGGACGGGCAGCCGGGGGCCCCCCCGGGGGTCCCTGCAGTCGGAGTCGAGCTCCTCCAGCGAGGCGGAGGCCCCGTACCCCTGCCCCGAAATCCAGCGCCTGCGGGAAGCCGCCGGCATCGCCCTGCGCCACGACaagcagcccccggccccccgccgcTGCGAGGCCAACCATaaag GGTCGTGTAACGAGTCGGAGAGTAACGACGAGTCCATCCCCGAGCTGGAGGAACCCGAGGGCTCGGAGCCGCCGCCGGCCCAGACCCAG GCGCAGCTCACCCACTCGCTGGGCACCGGGGAGGAGACGGTCAGCAAGGCGAAGCAGAGCCGGAGCGAGAAGAAGGCCAGGAAG gccaTGTCCAAGCTGGGGCTGAGGCAGATCCACGGCGTCACCCGCATCACCATCCGCAAGTCCAAGAACATCCTCTTCGTCATCACCAAACCCGATGTCTTCAAGAGCCCCGCGTCCGACATCTACATCGTCTTCGGGGAAGCCAAG ATCGAGGACCTCTCGCAGCAAGTGCACAAGGCGGCAGCGGAGAAGTTCAAGGTGCCGATGGAGCACTCGCCCCTCATCACGGAGACGGCGCCCACCCTCACCATCAAGGAGgagagcgaggaggaggaggag GTGGACGAGACCGGGCTGGAGGTGAGGGACATCGAGCTGGTGATGGCCCAGGCCAACGTCTCGCGTCCCAAAGCCGTGCGGGCGCTTCGGCACAACAACAACGACATCGTCAACGCCATCATG GAGCTGACCATGTAG
- the NACAD gene encoding NAC-alpha domain-containing protein 1 isoform X5, with protein sequence MPGESVKTEGLGGLEKENGMPEGSEAAPPPAAGPPPMPAKEEARPQPEGASCDPGPPAAAPPAEACRPPLPADPLDTRIVMGEETRSPAAPELRGGPPPPAVPCPFPAPTKDPPQRQAAEPPPGRPPAAALDPDLFFTAPSTPIRVGGSRLPPPAEEQTDGESEGLCSPPTSPSGSYMTAEGGSWGSSGTASTSPSCSPNLVAEAEGMVEGDAMVGLPTCLEDPPAFTPPSPEEEEEEEEDEDDGPFAPPGDEDDDGQTPEEEEDEDEEEEWEMSGGEGLPGAGLIPAALLPFRGSLLFQAEAVEIAPLPPGTAPLPLSGEEEEEEDEEEEEEGGSTSASFLRSLSETSITEGVDESFAFRDDTSASSDSAAYDGEEDERLYGTERHAVGTEGGPPSTATAPPATGASGDGGIELHLHAGTAPATSGSAEGSPRHRCGEEPASAVPGTEGAGEEDLGAERLELGAQEREGSKTPPAPSGEDGVEPDGEIFLTSSSSSSELEEASALEPDVPQEPDPVLRGCPLPEPPQLPEEAVAGAEEEPVLRDDSGTAAPGEGPGTEPAVSGNVLQPPGPCSGESGDPQSDGLGDDGVAPANGETQGSHGSDGDDDGDGDHELGTVRTGSPELATTDGHDETDTAATDLLPSVTPSLPDETDTAATDLAPSVTPSLPEETDTAATDLAPSVTPSLPEETDTAATDLAPSVTPSLPDETDTVATDLAPSVMPSLPDEMDTVATDLVPSVTPSLPEETDTVATDLVPSVTPSLPDEMDTAATDLVPSVTDTAATDLEPLVTTSPLDETDTAATDLVPSVTPSPPEEPDTAATDLAHLVTSSPPEEPDTPATDRDLVPSVTPSPPDELDTVATELVTPGLLDEQDTAVTDSDLVSSVTPSPPEEQETATTDLVPSVTPSPPHELDVTATNLAPSVTPSPPDEQHTMATDPDLAPSVTPSPPNEPDTVATTLVTPSPPDEQDTMATDPDLAPSVTPSPSDEPDIMATDLVPSVTPSPLDEPDITATDLASSVTPSPPDDITPPPPPAQAEPPERPATVCSTARGTPTRPPGAAGEAPEEWDATTASSEESSPELLDTSRSRTDSSFFTAPEDSAGEAAAPPRPPSSSSEEEEEDEEDAAARRCLALCLPASPPAIPPLVFTASEREVYVGVPPAPLELLPPPGAFSESGAAWQRREDRQQVTAMLRGSFGDLPAPRLPPRPPEPPEVPAEPPQGPPGDGGPEEPPTPRPGDEPPGQTAGETDAKVAGESGPPSPPSEPPAPPGQQEEEGVTAGAGSSPQPAPGAGEGGDAQPEPPPEPSGEAAPPEPPSPPPAPRPLLPKLSQVPPLAAAPSLPSPDPAHGPQDTSGLPAGEERPSVLPPARKHLEAPQPSPHKEKEARGRQAGTGSRGPPRGSLQSESSSSSEAEAPYPCPEIQRLREAAGIALRHDKQPPAPRRCEANHKGSCNESESNDESIPELEEPEGSEPPPAQTQAQLTHSLGTGEETVSKAKQSRSEKKARKAMSKLGLRQIHGVTRITIRKSKNILFVITKPDVFKSPASDIYIVFGEAKIEDLSQQVHKAAAEKFKVPMEHSPLITETAPTLTIKEESEEEEEVDETGLEVRDIELVMAQANVSRPKAVRALRHNNNDIVNAIMELTM encoded by the exons cccccccgccTGCCGCAGGCCCCCCGCCGATGCCCGCCAAGGAGGAGGCTCGCCCGCAGCCCGAGGGGGCCAGCTGCGACCccggcccccccgccgccgctccccccgccgAGGCCTGCCGGCCCCCCCTGCCCGCCGACCCCCTGGACACCCGCATCGTCATGGGGGAGGAGACGcgctcccccgccgcccccgagctccgggggggtccccccccacccgccgTGCCTTGTCCCTTCCCCGCTCCCACCAAAGACCCCCCGCAGCGCCAAGCGGCCGAGCCCCCCCCGGGCAgaccccccgccgccgccctggACCCCGACCTCTTCTTCACGGCCCCCTCCACCCCCATCCGGGTCGGGGGGTCCCGGTTGCCGCCCCCCGCCGAGGAGCAGACGGACGGGGAGAGCGaggggctctgctccccccccacctccccctccGGTTCCTACATGACGGCCGaggggggcagctggggctcCTCCGGCACCGCCAGCACCTCCCCGTCCTGCTCCCCCAACCTGGTGGCCGAGGCCGAAGGCATGGTGGAAGGTGACGCCATGGTGGGGCTGCCCACCTGCCTGGAGGATCCCCCTGCCTTCACCCCGCCGTctcctgaggaggaggaggaggaggaagaagatgaggACGACGGGCCCTTTGCCCCGCCGGGGGATGAGGATGATGATGGGCAGacgccggaggaggaggaggatgaggatgaggaggaggagtgggagATGTCGGGGGGCGAGGGGCTCCCCGGTGCGGGTCTGATCCCGGCGGCGCTGCTGCCCTTCCGCGGCAGCCTGCTCTTCCAGGCCGAGGCGGTGGAGAtcgccccgctgccccccggcacggcccccctgcccctctccggcgaggaggaggaagaggaggatgaggaggaagaagaggagggcGGCAGCACCTCGGCCTCCTTCCTGCGCTCACTGTCTGAGACCTCCATCACCGAGGGGGTGGACGAGTCCTTCGCCTTCCGCGACGACACCTCCGCCTCCTCCGACTCGGCCGCCTACGACGGCGAGGAAGACGAGCGGCTCTACGGCACCGAGCGCCACGCCGTGGGGACCGAGGGGGGACCCCCCAGCACCGCCACCGCGCCCCCCGCCACCGGCGCCTCTGGGGATGGCGGCATCGAGCTCCACCTTCACGCCGGGACGGCCCCGGCCACCTCGGGCTCAGCGGAGGGTTCCCCCCGGCACCGGTGCGGCGAGGAGCCGGCGAGCGCAGTGCCCGGCACGGAGGGTGCCGGCGAGGAAGACCTCGGTGCTGAGCGGCTGGAGCTGGGGGCGCAGGAGCGGGAAGGCAGCAAGACCCCCCCGGCACCTTCCGGAGAAGACGGCGTGGAGCCGGACGGCGAGATCttcctcacctcctcctcttcctcctcggAGCTGGAGGAGGCCTCAGCCCTGGAGCCTGACGTCCCACAGGAGCCGGACCCCGTTTTGAGGGGGTGTCCCCTACCggagcccccccagctccccgaGGAGGCCGTGGCGGGTGCCGAGGAGGAGCCGGTGCTGAGGGATGATTCCGGCACGGCAGCGCCAGGAGAGGGGCCCGGCACGGAGCCGGCGGTGAGCGGCAACgtcctgcagccccccggccccTGCTCCGGGGAGTCCGGGGACCCCCAAAGCGATGGGCTGGGGGACGATGGCGTGGCACCGGCTAACGGAGAGACTCAGGGCAGCCATGGGAGCGATGGTGACGACGATGGTGACGGTGACCATGAGCTTGGCACCGTGAGAACGGGGAGCCCTGAGCTGGCAACCACCGATGGCCACGATGAGACGGACACCGCGGCCACCGACCTACTGCCATCAGTGACGCCCAGCCTGCCAGATGAGACGGACACCGCGGCCACCGACCTGGCGCCATCGGTGACGCCCAGCCTGCCAGAGGAGACGGACACCGCGGCCACCGACCTGGCGCCATCGGTGACGCCCAGCCTGCCAGAGGAGACGGACACCGCGGCCACCGACCTGGCGCCGTCGGTGACGCCCAGCCTGCCAGATGAGACGGACACCGTGGCCACCGACCTGGCGCCATCGGTGATGCCCAGCCTGCCAGATGAGATGGACACCGTGGCCACCGACCTCGTGCCGTCGGTGACGCCCAGCCTGCCAGAGGAGACGGACACCGTGGCCACCGACCTGGTGCCATCGGTGACGCCCAGCCTGCCAGATGAGATGGACACCGCGGCCACCGACTTGGTGCCATCGGTGACTGACACCGCAGCCACTGACCTGGAGCCGTTGGTGACAACCAGCCCACTGGATGAGACGGACACCGCGGCCACTGACCTGGTGCCATCGGTGACGCCCAGCCCACCGGAGGAGCCGGACACCGCAGCCACTGACCTGGCACATCTGGTGACATCCAGCCCACCGGAGGAGCCAGACACCCCGGCCACCGACCGTGACCTGGTGCCATCAGTGACACCCAGCCCGCCGGATGAGCTGGACACTGTGGCCACTGAGCTGGTGACACCCGGTCTGCTGGATGAGCAGGACACTGCAGTCACCGACTCTGACCTGGTGTCATCGGTGACACCAAGCCcaccagaggagcaggagaCTGCAACCACCGACCTGGTGCCATCGGTGACACCCAGCCCACCACACGAGCTGGATGTCACGGCCACCAACCTGGCACCATCGGTGACACCCAGCCCGCCGGATGAGCAGCACAccatggccactgaccccgaCCTGGCACCATCGGTGACACCCAGCCCACCAAATGAGCCAGACACTGTGGCCACCACCCTGGTGACACCCAGCCCACCGGATGAGCAGGACAccatggccactgaccccgaC CTGGCGCCATCGGTGACACCCAGCCCATCGGATGAGCCGGACATCATGGCCACCGACCTGGTGCCATCGGTGACACCCAGCCCCCTGGACGAGCCGGACATCACAGCCACCGACCTGGCATCATCAGTGACACCCAGCCCGCCGGATGACATCacgccacccccccccccagcacaggcCGAGCCCCCGGAGCGGCCGGCGACCGTCTGTTCCACGGCACGAGGGACACCGACGCGtccccccggggctgctggcGAAGCCCCCGAGGAGTGGGATGCCACCACCGCCTCCTCCGAGGAGTCGTCCCCGGAGCTGCTGGACACGTCCCGCTCCCGCACCGACTCCAGCTTCTTCACCGCCCCCGAGGACAGCGCGGGAGAGGCGGCcgccccccccagacccccgtCTTCCTCCTccgaggaagaagaggaggatgaggaggatgctgctgcccgTCGCTGCCTGGCCCTCTGCCTGCCCGCCTCGCCCCCCGCCATCCCCCCCTTGGTTTTCACCGCCTCGGAGCGGGAGGTGTATGTGGGGgtccccccggcccccctcGAACTGCTCCCACCACCCGGTGCCTTTTCGGAGAGCGGGGCGGCCTGGCAGCGCCGGGAGGACCGGCAGCAGGTCACCGCCATGTTACGGGGCTCCTTCGGGGACCTGCCggccccccgcctcccccccagGCCCCCGGAGCCCCCCGAGGTGCCGGCAGAGCCCCCGCAGGGCCCCCCCGGTGATGGGGGGCCGGAGGAGCCCCCGACCCCTCGGCCGGGCGATGAGCCCCCCGGCCAGACTGCTGGGGAAACCGATGCCAAAGTTGCAGGGGAGAgcggcccccccagcccccccagcgagcccccggccccccccgggcagcaggaggaagagggggtGACGGCGGGGGCCGGATCCAGCCCCCAGCCCGCTCCGGGTGCTGGCGAAGGGGGGGACGCTCAGCCGGAGCCCCCCCCGGAGCCGTCAGGGGAAGCGGCCCCCCCTGAGCCCCCCAgcccgccgccggccccccgCCCTCTGCTCCCCAAACTCAGCCAAGTGCCTCCTCTTGCCGCCGCGCCGTCGCTGCCGTCGCCGGATCCGGCCCACGGCCCCCAGGACACCTCAGGGCTCCCCGCCGGCGAGGAGCGTCCGTCTGTCCTGCCGCCCGCCAGGAAGCACCTCGAGG ccccccagccctccccgcaCAAGGAGAAGGAGGCGCGGGGCAGGCAGGCGGGGACGGGCAGCCGGGGGCCCCCCCGGGGGTCCCTGCAGTCGGAGTCGAGCTCCTCCAGCGAGGCGGAGGCCCCGTACCCCTGCCCCGAAATCCAGCGCCTGCGGGAAGCCGCCGGCATCGCCCTGCGCCACGACaagcagcccccggccccccgccgcTGCGAGGCCAACCATaaag GGTCGTGTAACGAGTCGGAGAGTAACGACGAGTCCATCCCCGAGCTGGAGGAACCCGAGGGCTCGGAGCCGCCGCCGGCCCAGACCCAG GCGCAGCTCACCCACTCGCTGGGCACCGGGGAGGAGACGGTCAGCAAGGCGAAGCAGAGCCGGAGCGAGAAGAAGGCCAGGAAG gccaTGTCCAAGCTGGGGCTGAGGCAGATCCACGGCGTCACCCGCATCACCATCCGCAAGTCCAAGAACATCCTCTTCGTCATCACCAAACCCGATGTCTTCAAGAGCCCCGCGTCCGACATCTACATCGTCTTCGGGGAAGCCAAG ATCGAGGACCTCTCGCAGCAAGTGCACAAGGCGGCAGCGGAGAAGTTCAAGGTGCCGATGGAGCACTCGCCCCTCATCACGGAGACGGCGCCCACCCTCACCATCAAGGAGgagagcgaggaggaggaggag GTGGACGAGACCGGGCTGGAGGTGAGGGACATCGAGCTGGTGATGGCCCAGGCCAACGTCTCGCGTCCCAAAGCCGTGCGGGCGCTTCGGCACAACAACAACGACATCGTCAACGCCATCATG GAGCTGACCATGTAG